A DNA window from Clostridia bacterium contains the following coding sequences:
- a CDS encoding AraC family transcriptional regulator, producing the protein MNYSKDIEKCIQYIERHIKENITIGELADEIGYSIYHFCRIFSLCTGMSIMEYIRSRRLSLAATELFNGRKIIDIALDYGFETQSGFTKAFRQVFNYSPTQYSARMAGYCEAKTTFEIGGYIMNPVIVKKPAFKVAGYGIQTNIAGSNYTKDIASFWSNYDGENLETKMYEALNPPKHGEVGLCIPSSTYGNVTYLLGVIVDDFSKVKGDMLTVEVPEAEYAVFTTPPVDSTNDLEQNEFAKVIKNTWKYIFEDWFKDSGYVYDESKLDFEFYDERCHHRADTVMEIYVPVKKSIE; encoded by the coding sequence TTGAATTATAGCAAAGATATCGAAAAGTGCATTCAATACATTGAAAGACATATTAAGGAAAATATAACTATCGGAGAACTTGCCGACGAGATTGGATATTCCATTTACCATTTTTGCAGGATATTCAGTTTGTGCACAGGAATGTCCATAATGGAATATATCCGCAGCAGAAGATTATCATTAGCGGCAACTGAACTATTCAATGGTAGAAAAATTATTGATATTGCTTTAGATTATGGATTTGAAACTCAAAGTGGTTTTACCAAAGCCTTTCGTCAAGTATTTAATTATAGCCCGACACAATATTCAGCAAGAATGGCTGGATATTGCGAGGCAAAAACAACATTTGAAATCGGAGGTTATATTATGAATCCTGTTATAGTAAAAAAACCTGCATTTAAGGTTGCAGGATATGGCATACAAACAAATATTGCTGGAAGCAATTATACCAAGGATATTGCATCTTTTTGGAGTAATTACGATGGTGAGAATTTAGAAACCAAAATGTACGAAGCTCTCAACCCTCCCAAACACGGAGAGGTTGGTTTATGTATTCCATCTTCTACCTATGGGAATGTCACTTATCTTCTTGGTGTAATTGTAGATGATTTCTCAAAGGTGAAAGGTGATATGCTGACAGTGGAAGTTCCCGAAGCAGAATACGCTGTTTTTACAACTCCACCAGTAGATTCTACAAACGACCTAGAGCAAAATGAGTTTGCCAAGGTTATCAAAAACACTTGGAAGTATATATTTGAAGATTGGTTTAAGGATAGTGGCTATGTTTATGATGAAAGTAAACTTGATTTCGAGTTTTACGATGAGCGTTGCCACCATAGAGCTGATACAGTTATGGAGATATATGTTCCTGTGAAAAAATCAATCGAATGA